A single Desulfonispora thiosulfatigenes DSM 11270 DNA region contains:
- a CDS encoding N-acetylmuramoyl-L-alanine amidase, translating to MKLKLSYNSKKVILFGTVLSIFVVSCFTYLFYSYGKETEHLETLSWVVAGKKVVIDPGHGGIFPGKINDDNIMEKDVNLAVSKQLQFILQEAGARVLLTREDDSDLVDPNENGKLIQKLRTDLQKRVQIAKDNEADLFISIHCNSIPSPKWQGAQTFYDPHNEESKLIATNIQKEIIAQLKNTKRQALARQDTFLFENLEIPAIIIELGFLSNPEESDLLNSSEYQYRIAYAIHSGLIKHLAEKSPK from the coding sequence ATGAAACTTAAGTTATCTTATAATTCCAAAAAGGTTATATTGTTCGGCACAGTTTTAAGTATTTTTGTAGTATCATGTTTTACTTATCTATTTTATAGTTATGGAAAGGAAACTGAGCATTTGGAAACACTTTCTTGGGTTGTTGCAGGGAAAAAGGTAGTAATTGATCCAGGTCATGGTGGGATATTTCCGGGAAAAATTAATGATGATAACATCATGGAAAAAGACGTCAATTTAGCAGTATCCAAACAGTTACAATTTATACTCCAAGAAGCTGGAGCTAGAGTTTTATTAACTCGGGAAGATGATTCTGACTTAGTAGATCCAAATGAAAATGGTAAATTAATTCAAAAGTTACGTACTGATTTACAAAAAAGGGTACAAATAGCTAAGGACAATGAAGCAGACTTGTTTATATCTATCCATTGCAACAGTATCCCTTCGCCTAAATGGCAAGGTGCTCAAACCTTTTATGATCCACATAATGAAGAAAGCAAATTGATTGCGACAAATATTCAAAAAGAAATCATTGCTCAACTCAAAAACACTAAGCGTCAAGCACTCGCTCGTCAAGATACCTTTTTGTTCGAAAATCTTGAAATACCAGCTATTATCATCGAATTAGGATTTCTATCTAATCCTGAAGAATCAGACCTTTTAAATAGCTCGGAGTACCAATATCGCATTGCTTATGCAATTCATTCTGGACTTATTAAACACTTAGCTGAAAAGAGCCCAAAATAG
- the rpsD gene encoding 30S ribosomal protein S4, which produces MARYTGPVCRLCRREGVKLYLKGERCYSDKCAIDRRTYPPGQHGQRRIKLTEYGMQLREKQKARRSYGVLEGQFRNYFKKADRQSGVTGENLLKLLERRLDNVVYRLGFADSRAQARQLVLHNHFTLNGNKANIASMQVKVGDVIKLKDKSKKSPIINQLVENLGQKTPPVWLELDTNNLSGKVVKLPNRDEIDLPIQEQLIIELYSR; this is translated from the coding sequence ATGGCAAGATATACAGGACCAGTTTGTCGTCTTTGTAGAAGAGAAGGCGTAAAGTTATACTTAAAAGGTGAACGTTGTTACTCGGATAAGTGTGCTATTGACAGAAGAACATATCCGCCTGGCCAACATGGTCAACGTCGTATAAAGCTAACTGAATATGGTATGCAATTAAGAGAAAAACAAAAAGCACGTCGTTCATATGGTGTACTTGAAGGTCAGTTCAGAAATTACTTTAAAAAAGCTGATAGACAGTCAGGTGTTACTGGTGAAAACTTATTAAAATTGCTTGAAAGAAGACTAGATAACGTAGTTTATCGTTTAGGATTTGCTGATTCAAGAGCACAAGCAAGACAATTAGTTCTTCATAACCACTTTACATTAAATGGAAACAAAGCCAACATTGCTTCAATGCAAGTAAAAGTTGGAGATGTTATTAAGTTAAAGGATAAAAGCAAGAAATCCCCTATCATTAATCAATTAGTTGAAAATTTAGGACAAAAAACTCCTCCAGTTTGGTTAGAGTTAGATACAAACAATCTTTCTGGTAAAGTTGTTAAATTACCTAACAGAGATGAGATTGACCTACCTATTCAAGAACAATTGATTATTGAATTGTACTCTCGGTAG
- a CDS encoding energy-coupling factor transporter transmembrane component T family protein yields MLKNITIGQYFPGNSPIHKLDPRTKILSIVFYMISLFIINNFTGYLYTVVFSIIIILLSQIPVKLYIKGLKPLILIIILAVSLNIFMTPGTVIYKYGFLKVTEEGLRQGIFMGTRLILLVTVTSVLTLTTTPISLTDGIESILKPFKKFGVPAHELAMMMSIALRFIPTLIEETEKIMKAQMARGADFESGNLIRRAKALVPLLVPLFLGAFRRADDLAMAMEARCYRGGDNRTRMKQLNYSNLDFITFFIILFFFVFSIYTRWF; encoded by the coding sequence ATGCTTAAAAATATAACTATTGGTCAATATTTCCCAGGTAATTCGCCTATTCATAAATTAGACCCTCGAACTAAAATCTTGTCAATCGTATTTTATATGATCTCTTTGTTTATAATTAATAATTTTACTGGATATTTGTATACAGTTGTCTTTTCAATTATTATTATTTTGCTTTCACAGATACCGGTTAAACTATATATTAAAGGTTTAAAACCGTTAATATTAATAATAATTTTAGCAGTTAGTTTGAATATATTTATGACACCCGGTACTGTAATTTATAAATATGGGTTTTTAAAGGTTACTGAAGAAGGATTACGACAAGGTATCTTTATGGGTACAAGATTAATTCTACTTGTTACAGTGACTTCTGTTTTAACCTTAACAACGACACCTATCTCCTTAACTGATGGAATCGAAAGTATTTTAAAACCTTTTAAGAAGTTTGGTGTTCCAGCTCATGAATTAGCTATGATGATGTCCATTGCTTTAAGATTTATACCCACGTTAATTGAGGAAACTGAGAAAATCATGAAAGCTCAAATGGCTAGGGGTGCCGATTTTGAAAGTGGAAATTTAATCAGAAGAGCAAAAGCTCTTGTACCTTTATTAGTTCCTTTGTTTTTAGGTGCATTTAGAAGAGCCGATGATCTAGCTATGGCTATGGAAGCAAGATGCTATAGGGGTGGAGACAATCGCACTAGGATGAAACAATTAAACTATTCTAATCTAGATTTTATTACATTTTTTATTATACTTTTCTTTTTTGTATTTAGTATTTATACTAGATGGTTTTAG
- the rplQ gene encoding 50S ribosomal protein L17 yields the protein MGYRKLNRNSSQRRAMLRNLTTSLLKSGRIETTEPKAKELKRIAEKMITLGKRGDLAARRQALAYMTDETVVTNLFEEIAPKFAERQGGYTRILKIGPRRGDAAPMAIIELVE from the coding sequence ATGGGATACAGAAAATTAAATCGTAATAGTAGTCAACGTAGAGCAATGTTAAGAAACTTAACAACATCTTTACTAAAAAGTGGACGTATTGAAACCACAGAACCAAAGGCTAAAGAGTTAAAAAGAATAGCTGAAAAAATGATTACTTTAGGTAAGCGTGGAGACCTAGCTGCCCGTCGACAAGCTTTAGCTTATATGACAGATGAGACAGTAGTTACAAACTTATTTGAAGAAATCGCTCCTAAGTTTGCTGAGAGACAGGGTGGATATACTCGTATTTTAAAAATAGGACCACGTCGCGGAGATGCAGCTCCAATGGCAATTATTGAATTGGTTGAATAG
- a CDS encoding DNA-directed RNA polymerase subunit alpha: MIEIEKPKVERIDGKQDRNYGKFVIEPLERGFGTTLANSLRRVLLSSLPGAAITSIKIDGVLHEFSTVPGVVEDVTDIILNLKSLGFRIHSDESHVLHIEAEGEGKITAADIKTNAEVEVLDPDLHIATLDTNGVLNMELVVERGRGYVSAEKNKKENQQIGIIPIDSIFSPVKKVNFAIEPTRVGQDANYDKLILEVWTNGSIDPDEAISLAAKVLNDHLNLFIGLTDNMDEVETMVEKEEEEKDKVLDMTIEELDLSVRSYNCLKRAGINSVLELTQKSEDDMMKVRNLGKKSLEEVDEKLLELGLSLRSTDE, from the coding sequence ATGATTGAAATTGAAAAGCCCAAGGTTGAACGTATTGATGGAAAGCAAGATAGAAATTATGGTAAGTTTGTTATAGAACCTTTAGAAAGAGGTTTTGGAACTACTTTAGCTAATTCTTTGCGTCGTGTATTGTTGTCATCATTACCTGGTGCTGCTATAACATCAATAAAAATTGATGGAGTACTTCATGAGTTCTCTACTGTACCAGGTGTTGTAGAAGACGTAACAGATATAATTTTAAATTTAAAATCATTAGGATTTAGAATACATTCTGATGAGTCTCACGTATTGCATATAGAAGCAGAAGGTGAAGGTAAAATAACTGCAGCAGATATTAAAACAAATGCTGAGGTTGAAGTACTAGATCCTGATCTTCATATAGCTACTTTAGACACTAATGGTGTGTTGAATATGGAGTTAGTAGTTGAACGTGGAAGAGGTTACGTATCTGCTGAAAAGAATAAAAAAGAAAATCAGCAAATCGGAATAATTCCAATAGACTCGATATTTTCACCAGTTAAAAAGGTTAACTTTGCTATTGAACCAACTCGAGTAGGTCAAGATGCTAACTATGATAAACTTATTTTAGAAGTATGGACCAATGGTAGTATTGATCCAGATGAAGCAATAAGTTTAGCTGCCAAAGTTTTAAATGACCATTTAAACTTATTTATAGGTTTAACAGATAATATGGATGAAGTTGAAACAATGGTTGAAAAAGAAGAAGAAGAAAAAGATAAAGTTTTAGACATGACAATAGAAGAGCTTGATTTATCAGTGAGATCATATAATTGCTTAAAAAGAGCTGGAATTAACTCAGTATTAGAGTTAACTCAAAAGTCAGAAGATGATATGATGAAGGTTCGTAATTTAGGTAAGAAATCTCTAGAGGAAGTTGATGAAAAACTTCTTGAACTAGGATTAAGTTTGCGTTCAACAGATGAATAG
- the rpsK gene encoding 30S ribosomal protein S11: MAKPRKATSRVKRRERKNIEKGMAHIKSTFNNTLITISDVNGNVISWASAGGMGFKGSRKSTPFAAQMAAEQAAKAAMEHGMKEVECLVKGPGAGREAAIRSLQAAGLEVNMIKDVTPIPHNGCRPPKRRRV, from the coding sequence ATGGCTAAACCACGTAAAGCTACCTCAAGGGTAAAACGTAGGGAGCGTAAAAATATTGAAAAAGGTATGGCACATATAAAATCTACCTTTAACAATACACTTATAACTATTAGTGATGTAAACGGAAATGTTATTTCATGGGCAAGTGCTGGAGGAATGGGTTTTAAGGGCTCAAGAAAAAGCACTCCATTTGCAGCACAAATGGCTGCGGAGCAAGCAGCTAAAGCAGCTATGGAACATGGAATGAAAGAAGTAGAATGCTTAGTTAAAGGACCGGGTGCAGGAAGAGAAGCAGCTATTCGTTCTCTACAAGCCGCAGGGCTTGAAGTAAATATGATTAAAGATGTTACTCCAATTCCTCACAATGGGTGTCGTCCACCTAAAAGAAGAAGGGTTTAG
- a CDS encoding energy-coupling factor transporter ATPase, whose product MIEIRNLTHKYISVNDHTTTAVDNMDISIKSGEFVVILGHNGSGKSTLSKHLNALLLPSEGQVLINSLNTSDESKLWDIRQQVGMVFQNPDNQIIATIVEEDVAFGPENLGIEPIKIRQRVDEALKMVDMYEFRDKAPHLLSGGQKQRIAIAGIIAMRPKCLVLDEPTAMLDPSGRKEVMETIVKLNKEEGLTIVHITHYMEEAVLADRVIVMEAGKVVLEGKPKDVFLEIETLKDLRLDVPPITELAVLLNKELPNISRDILTIDEMVNALCP is encoded by the coding sequence ATGATTGAAATCAGAAACCTTACTCATAAATATATATCTGTTAATGATCACACGACAACCGCTGTTGATAATATGGATATAAGTATCAAATCTGGTGAATTTGTTGTTATTTTAGGACATAATGGTTCTGGTAAATCAACATTATCTAAGCATTTGAATGCTTTATTATTACCATCAGAGGGACAGGTTTTAATTAACAGTTTAAACACATCAGATGAATCAAAACTATGGGATATCAGACAGCAAGTAGGCATGGTTTTTCAAAACCCAGATAACCAGATAATTGCAACCATTGTGGAGGAAGATGTAGCTTTTGGTCCAGAAAATCTAGGAATTGAACCAATAAAAATTAGACAAAGAGTAGATGAAGCTTTAAAGATGGTAGATATGTATGAGTTCAGAGATAAGGCTCCTCATTTATTATCTGGTGGACAAAAACAAAGGATAGCTATAGCTGGTATTATTGCAATGCGTCCAAAGTGTTTAGTGTTAGATGAGCCAACTGCAATGCTTGATCCCTCAGGTAGAAAAGAAGTTATGGAAACTATCGTAAAACTCAATAAAGAAGAAGGTTTAACTATTGTTCATATAACTCATTATATGGAAGAAGCTGTTTTGGCTGATAGGGTTATTGTGATGGAGGCAGGCAAAGTAGTTTTAGAAGGAAAGCCAAAAGATGTATTTTTGGAAATTGAAACTTTAAAAGATTTAAGATTAGATGTTCCTCCAATTACAGAGTTAGCAGTTTTATTAAACAAAGAGCTACCAAATATATCAAGAGACATACTAACAATAGATGAAATGGTGAATGCTTTATGTCCATAA
- the rpsI gene encoding 30S ribosomal protein S9, with product MNKVQYYGTGRRKSSIARVRLVPGDGQIIVNGKEVFDYLCKRTLEMIVKQPLMLTETEGRFNVICKVQGGGATGQAGAIRLGIARALIESDENLRPVLKSAGFLTRDPRMKERKKYGLRGARRSPQFSKR from the coding sequence GTGAATAAAGTACAATACTATGGAACAGGTCGTCGTAAATCTTCTATAGCAAGAGTAAGACTAGTACCTGGTGATGGACAAATAATCGTTAACGGTAAAGAAGTTTTTGATTACCTATGCAAAAGAACATTAGAAATGATCGTTAAGCAACCATTAATGCTTACAGAAACTGAAGGTAGATTTAATGTTATCTGTAAAGTACAAGGTGGAGGAGCAACTGGCCAAGCTGGTGCTATTAGATTAGGTATTGCAAGAGCTTTAATCGAATCTGATGAAAACTTACGTCCTGTTTTAAAATCTGCAGGTTTCTTAACAAGAGATCCAAGAATGAAAGAAAGAAAGAAATATGGTTTAAGAGGTGCAAGACGTTCACCTCAGTTCTCAAAACGTTAA
- the truA gene encoding tRNA pseudouridine(38-40) synthase TruA, which yields MKRNIKLTIQYDGTNYYGFQRQAGRNIDTIQGKLELCLAKVFKEPIKVRGSGRTDGGVHAEGQVVSFFTTSVIPVEKIALALNHRLPRDIIALKAEEVDLNFHAQYHAFGKKYVYSFYQGVTPSPFYRLYSYFVPYQLDFEKMEAACTLLKGTHNFKAFSSSGSNVKTFERTIYDIDLIKNGNHWQVSISGNGFLYNMVRIIVGALIDIGRGRLDISCIEEALETTNRNLLGKKAPPHGLCLKEVYYSPINYEE from the coding sequence ATGAAAAGAAATATTAAACTTACAATACAATATGATGGTACAAATTATTATGGGTTTCAAAGACAAGCTGGTAGAAATATTGACACAATTCAAGGAAAGTTAGAACTATGCTTAGCAAAAGTCTTCAAGGAGCCTATAAAGGTAAGGGGATCGGGTAGAACTGATGGTGGTGTTCATGCTGAGGGACAAGTTGTTAGTTTCTTTACAACTTCAGTTATTCCAGTTGAAAAAATAGCGTTAGCATTAAATCACAGATTGCCTAGAGATATTATTGCCTTAAAAGCTGAAGAGGTAGATTTGAATTTTCATGCTCAATATCATGCATTTGGAAAAAAATATGTATATTCTTTTTATCAGGGGGTAACTCCATCTCCTTTTTACAGATTGTATTCTTATTTCGTTCCATATCAATTAGATTTTGAAAAAATGGAGGCAGCTTGCACCCTTTTAAAAGGAACGCATAATTTTAAAGCCTTTTCATCTTCAGGATCTAATGTGAAAACGTTTGAAAGAACTATCTATGATATTGATCTAATTAAGAATGGTAACCACTGGCAGGTTAGTATAAGTGGAAACGGATTTTTATATAATATGGTTAGAATAATAGTAGGAGCACTGATAGATATAGGTAGGGGCAGACTAGATATATCATGCATAGAAGAAGCTCTAGAAACTACTAATCGTAATTTATTAGGTAAAAAGGCACCACCACATGGACTCTGTTTAAAAGAAGTATATTATTCTCCTATTAATTATGAAGAATAA
- the rplM gene encoding 50S ribosomal protein L13, whose amino-acid sequence MRTTYMAKPSEVERKWYIIDAAGKTLGKLSTEAATILRGKHKPTYTPNVDCGDHVIVINASEVVLTGNKLDQKTYYHHSRFVGGLKTMPYRELLSKKPELAVEHAIKGMLPHNRLGRQMYKKLNVYRGSEHPHQAQKPENLG is encoded by the coding sequence GTGCGTACTACTTACATGGCAAAGCCAAGTGAAGTTGAAAGAAAATGGTACATCATTGACGCTGCTGGTAAAACTTTAGGTAAATTATCAACAGAGGCTGCAACAATTTTAAGAGGTAAACATAAACCAACTTATACTCCGAATGTTGATTGTGGCGATCATGTAATTGTTATTAATGCAAGTGAAGTTGTTTTAACTGGTAACAAATTAGATCAAAAGACATATTATCATCATTCTCGTTTTGTGGGTGGTCTTAAGACTATGCCTTATAGAGAATTATTAAGTAAAAAACCTGAATTAGCTGTTGAGCATGCAATTAAAGGTATGCTTCCACATAATCGTTTGGGTAGACAAATGTATAAAAAGTTAAATGTTTATAGAGGATCTGAACATCCTCATCAAGCTCAAAAACCTGAAAACTTAGGTTAA
- a CDS encoding energy-coupling factor transporter ATPase — MSIKIENLFYTYQPGTPFETHALKDVNIEIEDGEFLAVIGHTGSGKSTLIQHLNGLIKPTQGKICIDGSELWTKNTSIKTVRSKVGLVFQYPEHQLFEETVLKDVSFGPSNLGISQDEVEKRAQESLNVVNLDFEAIKDKSPFDLSGGQKRRVAIAGVLAMKPSYLVLDEPTAGLDPKSRDEILEQIKYLHEKLKITIILVSHSMDDVAKYADRILVMHKSEVKMLGTPQEVFKQHKELQMIGLDIPTVTKLLYKLKEKGLNVNTDIINTIEAKDEIVRVLMKGSVTNA; from the coding sequence ATGTCCATAAAAATTGAAAATTTATTCTATACATACCAGCCAGGTACTCCTTTTGAGACTCATGCTTTAAAGGATGTAAATATAGAAATAGAAGATGGAGAATTTTTAGCTGTTATTGGTCATACAGGTTCGGGTAAATCTACACTTATTCAACATTTAAATGGGTTAATTAAACCTACACAAGGGAAAATTTGTATTGATGGTTCGGAGTTATGGACAAAAAATACAAGTATTAAAACAGTTAGAAGTAAGGTAGGTTTAGTTTTTCAATATCCAGAACATCAACTTTTTGAAGAGACTGTATTAAAAGATGTCTCTTTTGGGCCAAGTAATTTAGGCATTTCACAAGATGAAGTAGAAAAAAGGGCACAAGAATCATTAAACGTAGTAAATCTAGATTTTGAAGCGATAAAAGATAAATCCCCTTTTGATCTTAGTGGTGGACAGAAGCGAAGAGTAGCTATAGCTGGGGTATTGGCTATGAAGCCAAGTTATTTAGTGCTAGATGAGCCAACAGCCGGTTTAGATCCAAAAAGTAGAGATGAAATTTTAGAGCAAATTAAATATTTACATGAAAAACTGAAAATAACCATTATCTTAGTTTCCCATAGCATGGATGATGTAGCTAAATATGCAGACCGAATACTAGTTATGCATAAAAGTGAAGTTAAAATGTTGGGTACACCACAAGAGGTGTTTAAACAACATAAAGAGTTACAAATGATAGGACTCGACATACCTACTGTAACTAAATTGCTATATAAGTTAAAAGAAAAAGGGTTAAATGTTAATACAGATATCATTAATACCATTGAAGCTAAAGATGAAATTGTTCGTGTTCTAATGAAGGGAAGTGTGACTAATGCTTAA